A stretch of Arachis hypogaea cultivar Tifrunner chromosome 15, arahy.Tifrunner.gnm2.J5K5, whole genome shotgun sequence DNA encodes these proteins:
- the LOC112748057 gene encoding leucine-rich repeat extensin-like protein 6 translates to MASYYLDVLIHWVFVVVILLISLKLKPLESQKLNNPRLMQAHAALEAWTHCMTSDPNKITSTWSGPNVCNYTGIYCAPAPDDSTIFTVAGIDLKNANISGSLPEDLGLLTDLDFFHINSNRFTGPLPKNFTKLAYLYELDISFNQFSGPFPQVVLAIPSLRYLDIRFNNFAGDVPSSLFDLKLDALFINNNKFQFSLPQNFGNSPVSVMILSNNDIKGSIPSSVAKMKDTLNEIIISNTGLTGPLPQEIGYLDKVTVFDVSFNRLEGELPGTMQGMKSLEQLVLKHNNFSGVVPTGICMLPKLKHFDCSNNYFHGPFPKCPFIKRKHNRGKCMGF, encoded by the coding sequence ATGGCTTCTTATTACCTTGATGTATTAATACATTGGGTTTTCGTTGTTGTCATTCTTCTCATATCCCTTAAGCTTAAACCATTAGAGTCACAGAAATTAAATAATCCAAGACTGATGCAAGCTCATGCAGCACTTGAAGCATGGACACATTGCATGACCTCTGACCCAAACAAAATCACTTCCACATGGTCTGGCCCCAATGTGTGCAACTACACTGGCATCTACTGTGCACCAGCACCAGATGACTCCACCATTTTTACAGTGGCTGGAATTGACCTTAAGAATGCAAACATATCTGGTTCATTACCTGAAGATCTTGGCCTCTTAACCGACCTAGACTTCTTCCATATAAACTCCAATAGATTCACCGGTCCTCTCCCTAAGAATTTTACCAAACTTGCCTATCTTTATGAGCTTGATATCAGTTTTAACCAATTCTCAGGACCCTTCCCACAAGTTGTTCTTGCCATTCCTTCACTGAGATACTTGGATATTAGGTTCAACAACTTTGCCGGCGACGTTCCTTCGAGCCTTTTCGACCTCAAACTCGACGCTCttttcatcaacaataacaaatTCCAGTTCTCCTTACCACAAAACTTTGGGAACTCACCCGTTTCTGTTATGATATTATCAAACAATGATATAAAGGGTAGTATTCCATCAAGTGTGGCCAAAATGAAGGATACCCTTAATGAGATTATAATATCGAATACGGGGCTAACGGGTCCATTGCCCCAAGAAATAGGGTACTTAGACAAAGTGACAGTGTTTGATGTGAGCTTCAACAGATTGGAGGGAGAACTACCAGGAACCATGCAAGGAATGAAGAGCTTGGAACAATTGGTTTTAAAGCATAACAATTTCTCAGGTGTGGTTCCGACCGGCATTTGTATGTTGCCTAAGTTGAAGCACTTCGATTGTTCAAATAATTACTTCCATGGTCCATTCCCAAAATGTCCCTTCATTAAACGAAAGCACAATCGGGGAAAATGCATGGGTTTCTAG